A window of the Persephonella hydrogeniphila genome harbors these coding sequences:
- a CDS encoding FAD-dependent thymidylate synthase, with protein sequence MLITEIFKLEDFKESIPYTAIGARTCYSSGDLDYLLNDPRVASREDRAKFLSKLGNYKHFSVFAHSFAYKDLFELDESLIDKYLPETLCTLPKREKAGILALKIASTKFKSHYNPEYPTVVGVSLRHYLEDMLDKDEAEYYKTFEKMAEFDIPIEPLGSQGNTTLIGLIREYDGYAVFYIDNVSRTMTHQLVRHTALNYSQRSQRYVKEDQNLLIIPPSVKGTDISLRKEYISYYLSLIEGYRQIIEEADTKESLRNAVISRMEQFIKEFEKKEEATLEDIFLLTDQLCEAVYDFSVYSGKIKREDARFILPHGRKTTIVVSGTVSWIKDFIIKRTDPHAQWEIQNVAKQMKELLSEQGIDV encoded by the coding sequence ATGTTGATAACAGAGATATTCAAACTTGAAGATTTTAAAGAGTCTATACCCTATACAGCTATTGGAGCACGAACCTGTTACTCTTCAGGAGATCTTGATTATCTTTTGAATGATCCGCGGGTAGCAAGCAGAGAAGATAGAGCAAAGTTTTTATCTAAATTAGGTAATTATAAACATTTTAGTGTTTTTGCCCATTCTTTTGCTTATAAAGATCTTTTTGAATTAGATGAATCTTTAATTGATAAATACCTGCCGGAAACTTTATGTACACTTCCCAAAAGGGAAAAAGCAGGTATACTCGCACTGAAGATAGCATCAACAAAATTCAAATCCCATTATAATCCTGAATATCCGACAGTTGTAGGTGTTTCCCTCAGACATTACCTTGAGGATATGCTTGACAAAGATGAAGCAGAGTATTACAAAACTTTTGAGAAAATGGCAGAGTTTGATATTCCAATCGAACCGTTAGGTTCACAGGGAAATACAACCCTCATAGGTCTTATCAGAGAATATGACGGTTATGCTGTTTTTTATATAGATAACGTGTCAAGAACAATGACACATCAGCTTGTAAGACATACAGCATTAAACTACAGTCAGAGAAGCCAGAGATATGTAAAAGAGGATCAAAATCTCCTTATAATTCCTCCTTCAGTGAAAGGAACAGATATTTCTCTAAGAAAGGAGTATATATCCTATTATCTGTCACTGATTGAAGGATACAGACAGATTATCGAAGAAGCCGATACTAAAGAAAGTTTGAGAAATGCAGTTATCAGCAGAATGGAACAGTTTATAAAAGAGTTTGAGAAAAAAGAAGAAGCAACCCTCGAAGATATATTCTTACTGACTGATCAGCTATGTGAAGCTGTTTACGACTTTTCAGTTTATTCGGGAAAAATAAAAAGGGAAGATGCCCGTTTTATACTTCCCCATGGTAGAAAAACTACTATTGTTGTTTCCGGAACGGTAAGCTGGATAAAAGATTTTATCATCAAAAGAACGGATCCCCATGCCCAGTGGGAGATACAGAATGTGGCAAAACAGATGAAGGAGTTATTATCAGAGCAGGGGATAGATGTTTAA
- the hisA gene encoding 1-(5-phosphoribosyl)-5-[(5-phosphoribosylamino)methylideneamino]imidazole-4-carboxamide isomerase — protein sequence MGLKSFIIPAVDIKDGKAVRLFKGDPDAVTVYGDNPVEIAKQWEEKGAKHLHIVDLDGAFEGKPKNYKIVQQIVKEISIPVEFGGGLRSFEAVKAMINIGVERVVIGSLAYQNEKEFLKIVNAFPEKVIVGIDAKDGKVAIKGWLEKTEFTPLEFAKRFDELDIWGFLYTDVNRDGAMVGPNVEGTKYLAQNLKHPVIASGGVGSIEDVKKLYQLKEFGVYGVVVGKALYEGKIKLEELED from the coding sequence ATGGGATTAAAATCTTTTATTATACCTGCTGTTGATATAAAAGATGGGAAGGCTGTAAGGCTTTTCAAAGGAGATCCTGATGCTGTAACAGTTTATGGAGATAATCCAGTAGAGATAGCAAAACAGTGGGAGGAAAAAGGAGCAAAACATCTTCATATAGTAGATCTTGATGGAGCTTTCGAAGGTAAACCAAAAAACTATAAAATTGTACAGCAGATTGTAAAAGAAATTTCTATTCCTGTTGAGTTTGGAGGAGGTCTGAGAAGTTTCGAAGCTGTTAAAGCGATGATTAATATTGGAGTAGAAAGGGTTGTTATAGGAAGTCTTGCATATCAAAATGAAAAGGAGTTCTTGAAAATAGTAAATGCTTTTCCAGAAAAGGTCATTGTTGGGATAGATGCAAAGGACGGAAAGGTTGCTATAAAAGGATGGCTTGAGAAAACAGAGTTTACACCCCTTGAGTTTGCAAAGCGTTTTGATGAACTTGATATATGGGGTTTTTTGTACACGGATGTCAATAGGGATGGGGCTATGGTAGGTCCAAATGTTGAAGGGACAAAATACCTTGCCCAGAACCTGAAACATCCTGTTATAGCTTCTGGGGGTGTAGGGAGTATAGAGGATGTAAAAAAACTATACCAGCTAAAAGAATTTGGTGTTTATGGCGTTGTTGTTGGAAAAGCTCTGTATGAAGGAAAAATAAAACTTGAGGAGTTGGAGGATTGA
- a CDS encoding ABC1 kinase family protein has product MFKKKIKLIKRFKEITLTLSKLGFYNIYEYFKLLLGLEVEPGAKPRKIREALEKLGPSFIKLGQILSTRPDIVPVYIIDELIKLQDRVAPIDFKIIEETLRRNYGNRLEDIFSYIDPNPLASASISQVHVGYLKTGEKVAVKVRRPNLEEIIELDSELMYMVVDFLERHFEGVKDFNLKGVIHQFKRTTLQEADFSIEAQNIKIFQENFKNYPGFKVPNCFFDISTSEILITEFIEGTKISDVETLKKKGLDPVDIAIRLTDAYFKMVFKDGIYHADPHPGNLFVLDDGTIVAVDFGMIAFLSKTKMKYFFDYIIAVTTLDLNLAIQFYEGFNMFTPKTDFANFEADLQFFLEKYHNKRLDEINLREMIEDIIGFIRENHLKLPNDIAYLGKAALNLEGTVRKLHPTFNPTERLKNFIGVSTKDYIKEKAAEIRDAAELAFYLIFKIENLYRLLIRERTTFQIVFKDIEELQKFYKYQTGKIALAIIFVGMLASSALFYSAGKETLGITVLVISVIVGLISFYRVFRF; this is encoded by the coding sequence ATGTTTAAAAAGAAGATCAAGCTTATAAAAAGATTTAAAGAGATAACGTTAACTCTGTCAAAACTTGGATTTTACAATATTTACGAATATTTTAAACTTTTACTTGGTTTAGAGGTTGAACCGGGAGCAAAACCGAGAAAAATTAGAGAAGCCCTTGAAAAACTGGGACCTTCATTTATAAAGCTTGGTCAGATACTCAGTACAAGGCCGGATATAGTTCCTGTTTATATAATAGATGAGCTTATAAAACTACAGGACAGGGTAGCCCCTATCGATTTTAAAATTATCGAAGAAACACTCAGGAGAAACTACGGGAATAGACTTGAGGACATCTTTTCTTATATTGATCCTAATCCCCTCGCCTCAGCGTCTATATCACAGGTTCATGTTGGATATCTAAAAACAGGAGAAAAAGTTGCAGTAAAGGTGAGGAGACCGAACCTTGAGGAAATAATAGAGCTTGATTCAGAGCTTATGTACATGGTGGTAGATTTTTTAGAAAGACATTTTGAAGGTGTGAAGGACTTTAACCTTAAAGGAGTTATACATCAGTTCAAAAGAACAACTCTTCAGGAAGCTGATTTTTCTATAGAAGCCCAGAATATAAAAATCTTTCAGGAAAATTTTAAAAACTACCCTGGATTTAAAGTTCCTAACTGCTTTTTTGATATATCAACTTCCGAGATTTTGATAACAGAATTTATAGAAGGAACAAAAATATCAGATGTTGAGACCTTAAAGAAAAAAGGGTTAGATCCGGTTGATATAGCTATAAGACTGACTGATGCTTACTTTAAAATGGTTTTTAAAGATGGTATATATCATGCAGATCCCCATCCGGGAAATCTTTTTGTTTTAGATGACGGAACTATTGTTGCTGTAGATTTTGGAATGATCGCTTTTTTATCAAAAACGAAGATGAAATATTTTTTCGATTATATCATTGCCGTTACAACCCTTGACCTGAATCTTGCCATACAGTTTTACGAAGGGTTTAATATGTTTACTCCGAAGACAGATTTTGCCAACTTTGAGGCTGACCTGCAGTTTTTCCTCGAAAAGTACCACAATAAAAGGCTTGATGAGATAAACCTGAGAGAGATGATAGAAGATATCATAGGATTTATAAGGGAAAACCATCTTAAACTTCCCAATGACATAGCTTATCTGGGAAAGGCTGCCCTGAATTTAGAAGGAACAGTAAGAAAACTCCACCCAACGTTTAATCCTACCGAGAGATTAAAAAACTTTATAGGAGTCTCAACTAAAGACTATATAAAGGAAAAAGCTGCCGAAATAAGAGATGCTGCAGAACTTGCCTTTTATCTGATATTTAAGATAGAAAATCTATACAGACTGCTGATAAGAGAAAGAACCACATTCCAGATAGTGTTTAAGGATATAGAAGAGCTTCAGAAATTCTATAAATACCAGACAGGCAAGATCGCTCTTGCGATAATTTTTGTAGGTATGCTAGCATCTTCTGCTCTTTTTTACAGTGCTGGAAAGGAGACCTTAGGGATTACGGTACTTGTAATATCTGTGATTGTAGGGTTAATATCTTTTTACAGAGTATTCAGATTTTAG
- a CDS encoding RidA family protein has translation MQIVETEKAPKAIGPYSQAVKYENLLFISGQIAIDPETQEFIGGNIEKQTERVMENIKAILEEAGLNFNHVIKTTIYLKDINDFQKMNEIYGRYFKEHKPARATVEVSNLPKGALVEIEVIAGI, from the coding sequence ATGCAGATAGTAGAAACAGAAAAAGCACCAAAAGCAATAGGCCCATACTCACAGGCTGTAAAATATGAAAATCTCCTTTTTATCTCTGGTCAGATAGCGATAGATCCAGAAACTCAGGAGTTTATAGGGGGAAATATAGAAAAGCAGACAGAAAGAGTTATGGAAAATATAAAAGCAATACTTGAAGAAGCAGGTCTTAACTTTAACCATGTTATAAAAACAACTATATACTTAAAAGACATAAATGATTTTCAGAAAATGAATGAGATTTACGGCAGATATTTTAAAGAGCATAAGCCTGCAAGGGCAACGGTGGAGGTTTCTAATCTTCCGAAGGGAGCACTTGTAGAAATAGAAGTAATAGCCGGTATATAG